Proteins from a genomic interval of Candidatus Poribacteria bacterium:
- a CDS encoding hydantoinase/oxoprolinase family protein yields MAFRYRLGVDIGGTFTDATLINEETGEIRVGKVPSTPQDPSHGFMEATHRILREADVSPDEVGYVVHGTTVATNSIIEGKVARTGFVTTDGFRDLLEIQRQIRPSLYDLHFEKPRPLTPRYLCFGVPERLDAQGNVLTPLDESAVRNAAAQLRQEEVESIAVCFLHAYINPNHEKRTGEILREILPDTIISLSSEVAPEFREYFRASTTVINASIRPVVGRYLQSIEARLRAEGLAAELLVMQSSGGVFTFAAASEKPVFMVESGPAAGVIAATYLGTTLECPDVISFDMGGTTAKAGLIQNGTPTITKDYEVGTAAQTGVGASRGAGYPIRTPVIDLVEIGAGGGSIAWVDSGGVLRVGPQSAGADPGPVCYGAGGTEPTITDANLVLGRLNPSFFLGGEIELDVEAARRAIQEKCADPLNLDLVEAAHGIVEIANAAMVNALRLVSVQRGYDPRDFVLTAFGG; encoded by the coding sequence ATGGCTTTCAGGTATCGTCTGGGAGTAGACATCGGGGGAACGTTCACCGATGCAACCCTGATCAACGAGGAAACAGGTGAGATTCGCGTCGGCAAAGTGCCTTCGACACCCCAAGACCCGTCACACGGTTTTATGGAGGCAACGCATCGTATACTACGCGAAGCCGATGTGTCGCCGGACGAGGTTGGTTATGTCGTTCACGGCACAACTGTAGCAACTAACTCAATCATCGAAGGGAAGGTTGCCCGTACAGGCTTCGTTACAACCGATGGCTTCCGCGATCTGCTAGAGATCCAGCGACAGATACGACCATCGCTCTACGATTTACACTTTGAAAAGCCTCGTCCTCTGACGCCTCGTTACCTATGCTTCGGCGTACCTGAGCGATTGGATGCGCAAGGGAATGTGCTCACGCCGCTTGATGAGTCCGCAGTCAGGAACGCCGCAGCACAACTTCGTCAAGAAGAGGTGGAATCAATTGCTGTCTGCTTCCTTCACGCCTATATCAATCCGAACCATGAGAAACGGACGGGCGAGATTTTACGTGAAATTCTCCCCGACACTATCATCTCCCTGTCGTCGGAGGTCGCACCGGAGTTTCGGGAGTATTTCCGGGCAAGTACGACGGTCATCAACGCTTCCATTAGACCTGTTGTCGGGCGTTACCTCCAGAGCATTGAGGCACGGCTGCGGGCGGAAGGGTTAGCGGCGGAATTGCTTGTGATGCAGAGCAGCGGCGGGGTTTTCACATTTGCGGCTGCGAGCGAAAAACCGGTCTTCATGGTGGAGTCGGGTCCCGCAGCGGGTGTTATCGCTGCGACCTATCTCGGCACGACGCTGGAATGCCCAGATGTCATCTCCTTCGACATGGGCGGAACTACAGCGAAGGCAGGGCTTATCCAGAACGGCACACCAACGATAACCAAAGACTATGAGGTAGGGACAGCCGCTCAAACCGGTGTGGGCGCCTCCCGCGGTGCAGGCTATCCTATCCGTACCCCCGTCATCGATCTTGTGGAGATCGGTGCCGGCGGCGGTTCGATCGCATGGGTGGATTCCGGCGGGGTGCTGCGCGTGGGACCGCAGAGCGCAGGCGCGGATCCAGGTCCAGTGTGCTATGGAGCAGGCGGTACTGAGCCGACCATCACCGATGCCAATCTGGTGTTGGGGCGACTCAACCCCAGTTTCTTCTTGGGCGGTGAGATTGAATTGGACGTTGAGGCAGCGCGTCGGGCAATCCAAGAGAAATGCGCAGATCCGTTGAACCTTGACCTTGTGGAAGCCGCTCACGGTATCGTGGAGATCGCCAACGCTGCAATGGTCAATGCCCTACGACTTGTCTCCGTCCAGCGCGGTTACGATCCCAGAGATTTTGTATTGACGGCGTTTGGCGG